In the Leptospira sp. WS4.C2 genome, one interval contains:
- a CDS encoding DUF5939 domain-containing protein, which produces MIDLESLLQKYPWEDRWKTLASPMDSLWEFDLPVTREEIWPHLIDTSALNHRIGMPKFDYQEQNGKLMGKTKQVGFQLEWEEVPWEWEYLKEIGNARIYSKGFGHYVRSRIILEMLGESRSKVYIYFGWIPRNFFMRKLLQYAMPKLEISFRKALNDIAEEIKRKKPKPSLVPGKEFSFVPEAQWIHPEKLDKETQNLINKGISKEAVDSVFQWIKTTSDNELDRIRIKEVSRKLNLDPDEVLFLFLQGCRLGIFTLSWDIVCPHCRGVRTSLTRLSDLPSKDECEVCEIDFDTTGVNSIEVTFHLHPSIRIIEKQFYCAAEPATKQHILLTKTIPARKSYSASLLIGSGVFRLRKKGDKKYRLVDIKPSYQQTDILWLPETKEEEIKVSPKPNLVFENESDSDVTIVLEERSEDQTSLRPSEIFNYQEFRDLFSEEAIATNLQLDIGIKTILFTDIVGSTKFYETEGDHGAFLQVREHFIKTNQIIQNFRGVVVKTIGDAVMASFSSPLHALKAAKEMQEWFHPENQHTPVRIRISIHTGNCLAVNLNSNIDYFGNTVNYTAKIQSVTNSGEISFSETIFRDRDVREYLRSESIKLHKTEFPLPWANRTDFVYVWKV; this is translated from the coding sequence ATGATTGATTTAGAATCCTTACTGCAAAAATACCCCTGGGAAGATCGCTGGAAAACACTTGCATCACCCATGGATTCTTTATGGGAGTTTGACCTTCCTGTGACTCGGGAAGAAATTTGGCCCCACTTGATCGATACCTCCGCCCTCAACCATAGGATTGGCATGCCCAAATTTGATTATCAGGAACAAAATGGAAAACTGATGGGAAAAACCAAACAAGTTGGTTTCCAATTAGAATGGGAAGAAGTTCCTTGGGAGTGGGAATATCTCAAAGAAATTGGGAACGCGCGGATTTACAGTAAGGGATTTGGTCACTACGTCCGCAGCAGAATCATCTTAGAAATGTTAGGTGAATCCAGGAGTAAAGTATATATATACTTTGGTTGGATTCCTCGAAACTTTTTTATGCGTAAACTTTTGCAATATGCGATGCCCAAATTGGAAATTTCCTTTCGAAAAGCACTGAATGACATAGCAGAAGAAATCAAACGGAAAAAACCAAAACCAAGCTTGGTTCCTGGAAAAGAATTTTCTTTTGTACCTGAGGCCCAATGGATCCATCCAGAAAAGTTAGACAAAGAAACCCAAAACTTAATAAACAAAGGTATTTCTAAAGAGGCAGTTGATTCTGTTTTCCAATGGATCAAAACTACATCCGACAATGAACTCGATAGAATCCGCATAAAAGAAGTTAGCCGAAAATTAAATTTAGATCCCGATGAAGTTTTATTTTTATTTTTGCAAGGTTGTCGTTTGGGGATCTTTACACTCAGTTGGGACATTGTTTGCCCCCATTGCCGTGGTGTTCGAACAAGTCTCACTCGCCTAAGTGATTTACCATCCAAAGACGAATGTGAGGTTTGCGAAATTGATTTTGATACCACCGGTGTGAACTCCATCGAAGTTACCTTTCACCTCCATCCAAGCATCCGAATCATAGAAAAACAATTTTATTGTGCAGCAGAACCCGCGACAAAACAACACATCTTACTTACAAAAACCATCCCCGCTAGAAAATCCTATTCTGCGAGTTTACTGATTGGATCAGGAGTTTTTCGCCTACGAAAAAAAGGTGATAAAAAATACCGTCTAGTTGATATTAAACCATCTTACCAACAAACAGATATTTTGTGGTTACCGGAAACAAAAGAAGAAGAAATCAAAGTATCCCCAAAACCAAACTTAGTTTTTGAAAACGAATCCGATTCCGATGTTACCATCGTCTTAGAGGAACGAAGCGAAGACCAAACAAGCCTTAGACCCTCAGAGATTTTTAACTACCAAGAATTTCGAGATCTTTTTTCCGAAGAAGCCATTGCCACTAATTTACAACTCGATATTGGGATCAAAACCATCCTATTCACTGACATAGTTGGTTCAACGAAATTCTATGAAACCGAAGGGGATCACGGTGCCTTTTTGCAAGTGCGAGAACACTTTATCAAAACCAACCAAATCATCCAAAACTTTCGAGGTGTCGTGGTGAAAACCATAGGTGATGCGGTGATGGCAAGTTTTTCAAGTCCCTTGCACGCTTTAAAAGCTGCTAAGGAAATGCAGGAATGGTTTCACCCCGAAAACCAACATACACCCGTTAGAATAAGAATCTCCATCCATACAGGCAACTGCCTTGCCGTAAACCTGAACAGTAACATTGATTACTTTGGAAACACAGTCAACTATACCGCAAAAATCCAATCCGTAACCAACTCCGGTGAAATTTCCTTTAGCGAAACTATCTTCCGTGACCGCGATGTCCGAGAATATCTACGCTCCGAATCCATCAAACTCCACAAAACAGAATTCCCCCTCCCTTGGGCCAACCGAACCGATTTCGTTTACGTTTGGAAGGTTTGA
- a CDS encoding O-antigen ligase family protein — MFYRIYRFFLALSIISCALSVSLSQLFLLLSFVFFLLLPEKPKLTSPLVKILFLFYLWQIVTVLYHFSASGLEIVSIKHAFRDEMKDIFLVTAFISVQGIKPEDKKYLYKTFFIFAFVIVITGFISIFSMTRLSRLISDLYKTSASWPYQHHYGKISNFNIYLPIGLMNTHLTFGGLLAFIFPGFVFRLYDSWYKKESFSKISINAILLLLVSMVFLFNNARSSLLGALVSTIFGIYILVFIDKDISKKMLKRIGIFSLLFLVVVFSGYKTTSAVKRVVDPLFGGEKHTDSGRTFIWDSTFPIIEKNPFFGIGSGNYQKEIEISRKEREKENKELSFFYEVTQRGHAHNDYFHLTAVFGGPQGILYLLLFGTILYTLLNGNIPKKIRFMTYGLVGFFFSGLLQCYFQDDEVLIVFYFLLGYLNLYAESEKKTTELKVEG, encoded by the coding sequence ATGTTTTACCGAATCTATCGCTTCTTTCTTGCTTTGTCCATCATTTCCTGTGCCCTTTCTGTTTCTCTTAGCCAACTTTTCTTACTACTTTCTTTTGTTTTTTTCCTCCTTCTCCCAGAAAAACCAAAACTGACAAGTCCTTTGGTCAAAATTCTCTTCTTATTTTATCTTTGGCAAATTGTAACCGTTTTGTATCATTTCTCCGCCTCCGGTCTTGAGATCGTTTCCATCAAACATGCGTTTCGTGATGAGATGAAAGACATTTTTCTTGTCACTGCATTTATCTCAGTACAAGGAATCAAACCAGAAGATAAAAAATACCTATATAAAACTTTTTTTATTTTTGCTTTTGTGATCGTAATCACAGGTTTTATCTCCATTTTTTCCATGACCAGGCTTTCCAGATTGATTTCTGATCTTTATAAAACCTCTGCCTCATGGCCTTACCAACACCATTACGGCAAAATCTCTAACTTCAACATTTATCTTCCTATAGGTCTTATGAATACCCACCTTACCTTCGGGGGGTTACTTGCATTTATCTTTCCTGGGTTTGTATTTCGATTGTATGATTCTTGGTATAAAAAAGAATCATTTTCCAAAATTTCTATCAACGCCATATTACTTTTGTTAGTATCCATGGTTTTCTTGTTTAACAATGCAAGGTCTTCGCTTCTTGGAGCTTTGGTAAGCACAATCTTTGGTATTTATATCCTGGTATTTATCGACAAAGACATTTCTAAAAAAATGTTAAAACGCATCGGTATCTTTAGTCTTCTTTTTTTAGTAGTAGTTTTTTCGGGTTATAAAACTACATCAGCAGTCAAACGGGTAGTCGATCCCTTGTTTGGTGGAGAAAAACATACGGACTCTGGAAGGACTTTTATCTGGGATTCCACCTTCCCTATTATCGAAAAAAATCCTTTCTTTGGGATTGGATCAGGGAACTACCAAAAAGAGATCGAGATCTCAAGAAAAGAAAGGGAAAAAGAAAACAAAGAGCTAAGTTTCTTTTACGAAGTCACTCAACGTGGTCATGCCCATAATGACTACTTCCATTTAACAGCCGTATTTGGTGGACCACAAGGAATTCTCTATCTTCTGTTATTTGGGACCATCCTTTATACACTTTTAAACGGAAACATCCCAAAAAAAATTCGATTTATGACTTATGGATTGGTCGGATTTTTCTTTTCCGGGCTTTTACAATGTTATTTTCAAGATGATGAAGTTTTGATTGTGTTTTACTTTTTACTTGGGTATCTCAATCTCTACGCCGAGTCAGAAAAAAAGACAACCGAACTTAAGGTAGAAGGATAA
- a CDS encoding cellulase family glycosylhydrolase, giving the protein MAQKKLSPQGEWFVDVSGRKVILRGINLGGDTKVPYKNGGTQFPTDFSDHKEVSFIGRPFPLSEADTHFTRLKQWGFNVLRLLTTWEAVEHKGPNDYDEAYLDYFTEIVRLAGEYGFYVFVDFHQDVWSRMTGGDGAPGWIFEKLGIDYRKLSEADAAIVMQRAYDYTKPGIRQEENYPTMCWSQNYRYAGNAILWTLFFGGKDFAPNFLIEGKNVQDYLQSHYLGCMKQIAERVKGFDFVLGFDSLNEPGKGFIGRAMNDRGLKNTDEDPAKPGLGWSPIDALFSSHGHAIELPYLTLKVWKGGFVPTKTVTVNKNKVSIWLPESPGDPFQLEGAYTITKDGTPFIERNDFFQTVKGKTIDFDADYLIPFMRTVGETIQAIRKDWMVFIEREASDAFTHPHLNGEAPKLAVNAAHWYDILTLLFKMFLYPIAIDTLTKRPVFGKSGIEAMYVRQLTRIKNTADSVPGKIPSLIGEFGIPFDLQGGKAYKEWKKGNHSPKIWKRHVMALDAMYNAMDHLFLSNTLWNYTATNENDLMVGDGWNQEDLSIFSKDQIIPGSDPDVYGGGGRAIEGFCRPYAAFTQGTPTKMKYHLENREFHFEWVSDLAITEPCIIKVPRFVYPNGVQIVLFNAEKISENEGELTVKGNGGKASLILKPL; this is encoded by the coding sequence ATGGCACAAAAAAAACTCTCCCCCCAAGGCGAATGGTTTGTAGATGTTAGTGGAAGAAAAGTAATCCTACGCGGAATCAACTTAGGTGGTGATACCAAGGTTCCTTATAAGAATGGGGGAACTCAGTTTCCTACCGATTTTTCAGACCATAAAGAAGTCAGCTTCATTGGCAGGCCCTTTCCCCTTTCCGAAGCAGATACCCATTTCACAAGGCTCAAACAATGGGGGTTTAACGTATTACGTTTATTAACCACTTGGGAGGCTGTCGAACACAAAGGCCCGAATGATTACGACGAAGCCTATTTGGACTATTTTACAGAAATCGTTCGATTGGCTGGAGAATACGGATTTTATGTTTTTGTCGATTTTCACCAAGATGTTTGGTCGCGGATGACTGGTGGTGACGGAGCTCCTGGATGGATTTTTGAAAAACTAGGAATCGATTATCGCAAACTTTCGGAAGCTGATGCAGCCATTGTGATGCAAAGAGCTTACGACTACACAAAACCTGGCATTCGTCAGGAAGAGAATTATCCAACCATGTGCTGGTCACAAAACTATCGTTATGCTGGAAATGCAATCCTCTGGACTTTGTTTTTTGGAGGGAAGGACTTTGCACCGAACTTCCTCATCGAAGGCAAAAACGTTCAGGATTATCTTCAAAGTCACTATTTAGGTTGTATGAAACAAATTGCCGAAAGAGTGAAAGGTTTTGATTTTGTTTTGGGATTTGATTCACTGAATGAACCAGGTAAAGGATTTATCGGTCGAGCCATGAACGATCGCGGCCTCAAGAACACTGACGAAGATCCCGCCAAACCGGGGCTAGGTTGGTCGCCAATCGATGCCCTCTTCTCATCTCATGGACATGCGATTGAGTTACCCTACCTCACTCTCAAAGTTTGGAAGGGTGGATTTGTTCCTACAAAAACCGTTACCGTCAACAAAAACAAAGTATCCATTTGGTTACCTGAATCTCCAGGTGATCCGTTTCAGCTGGAAGGAGCTTATACCATCACCAAAGACGGAACCCCCTTCATTGAACGGAATGATTTTTTCCAAACCGTAAAAGGAAAAACTATAGACTTTGATGCGGATTACCTGATCCCTTTTATGCGCACCGTCGGAGAAACGATCCAAGCGATAAGAAAGGATTGGATGGTATTTATTGAAAGAGAAGCCTCTGATGCATTCACCCACCCGCACCTCAATGGAGAGGCGCCAAAACTGGCAGTGAACGCTGCCCATTGGTATGATATCCTTACCCTCCTTTTCAAAATGTTTCTCTATCCAATTGCGATAGATACTCTCACCAAACGGCCCGTATTCGGTAAGTCTGGAATCGAAGCCATGTATGTGCGACAACTCACTCGTATTAAAAACACTGCTGATTCTGTTCCAGGAAAAATCCCGAGTCTTATCGGTGAGTTTGGAATTCCCTTTGACCTACAAGGGGGAAAGGCATACAAAGAATGGAAAAAAGGAAACCACTCTCCAAAAATTTGGAAACGACATGTGATGGCCCTCGATGCGATGTACAATGCAATGGATCATCTATTCCTTTCCAACACTCTCTGGAACTACACTGCAACAAATGAAAACGATTTGATGGTGGGAGATGGTTGGAATCAAGAAGACCTCAGCATTTTTTCCAAAGACCAAATCATTCCAGGCTCCGATCCCGATGTCTATGGAGGGGGAGGGCGTGCCATCGAAGGATTTTGTAGGCCTTATGCCGCTTTCACCCAAGGAACTCCTACTAAAATGAAATACCATTTAGAAAACCGTGAATTTCATTTTGAATGGGTATCTGATCTTGCCATAACAGAACCATGTATCATCAAAGTTCCCCGGTTTGTATACCCAAATGGCGTACAAATTGTACTCTTCAATGCGGAAAAAATTTCAGAAAATGAAGGAGAACTTACAGTCAAAGGGAATGGGGGGAAAGCGAGCCTCATCCTAAAACCATTATGA
- a CDS encoding TIGR04388 family protein, which produces MFSKPSFLSLPLVLVIIFSILFAYTTYGQSLSETWNVPTYQSSDYSEFYGTVYFANSMEEWDYRVNEVLDFSANQWLENANIMIEQMLFDENGEDSFVSQEGYVDERRRSLYSEVTVLYSEWERQLTEDYFENRIAFLQKLETGKVDVLYFQRMGQDSLYEEYTNEELGLAENRNRILESAREWEFEWGQTKQEGLDSFAKSFSDLQSDYDTYIRSLEETENQFSNNLNAINSYKETVKTALRDVVSQLKVGLDSTCSVASGCQYKNSDGTYNEAGKIFSKFIGDLSEELNQSNIDPDSILTSISSKIKDFLSDESNKAFSEYKLYNGRIYTYQTGFQIDLGQSTSTFDLASAEWRLRNQTYHELSNDKRYENWLAGGFGEVGAFTNIYDSEMQGIFQSIHHGDYGRLISIMNNKLGDGRRVQSLVSANLYTDAFHFVNNQQIAGFYVPFEEAHHTHGNLLLDGHGKYGYWRADRYVTILTPGSHLFQMGAIGYSVLYEMFDENSSKTSLYWKDNSTQLGGQYNHFQNTLLPAVSHWESKVKEYADTYEEWKDNRENLVIEATAELESNRKELELSKEEWLKRLEDEKRSGLKSWTELYEAGETKEVNPPSISAWTPNQTLEVFDKTKVSEFQSLAKFESPADGIKIGGTGAGLLEEFHRTITGVSQYASVIQMNADLEEFKRSEQKKLINQMTYGINADSLGGRKLTKEERILLGNYDPSQLSQEEQSRFGSCYEDPNASNCKHLLKKEYEATMDSNNGVLTLRKEIHNGLLTSKNTNGQYGAGKTEEIRHVQLGAISKVHVPINKGFFTDWTEEDWNTLQEKKLNITKSFLSNSLEKDKNSINANLTAIQDKDHRNQELFLARKEAQENADSLIQELAIAYVTGGAAGMRASLKGKIESAINSELAKAWITATGGNESDIQMASMAFDFMRGKISAKKIQSRDQFISIKNPIQALESIVAKTFSTTMYVLDKVSLGTSTLAYNLFQAPGMAVMKTLVGERQYKKINERIAGTENLLQEIQANEQSLVQNGISIAISQGTGIPSEAISKMLGDKYGQIKAKKANKAMAQNPIYDIGSQVIGAFGGILKTAVVASGITENEIQSVMQDTNSFVNAGGPYQSSSTNTSLGYALQSIGLQASWTKHQSAYINLRDSKAVVEELGKRAFAKEIAMSMGIDENAIGQIIDSSYSSYQRQKSDKKARSNAVRQTAVNAASIAITLGASGALTGVSSTLSNIGKAVSSLTNGLLPATTQVGQVVASTFVQTIAGSHEGPKGAVAGFANGVLGGMAQGMGKIQSGFFKGMVPGIGVTYSEKDGWGGSLGLGNTINNMSVSFSEEGDTSIRTSKSLGDGLQLATDITTNGAANFGLNYNPTGKGPRTDWNFSMMYDINGGGFSGSIGYTDPNSKLGLNSSVDKNGISTSSELQGVTLGNNSEDGFEVQIMNFAEQNINAAQDKSDLGNTESLVASENGFDDFSDYAEAAGTMGVFLLGGLGLGLGVRNRLGGGLAGITSIGSDSKSISFGASTDKSIFGKITSPLKVGFQRFGAMITGIVDRFSFNKDSNNDYQASKGTDQHISSEEIKKIQSSVIDDYPKDSRIDTEKKLYELRKAGVDTTEIEAKIKKLRGGKDIPMSKAVGIELKEYIRLREGNSQYPFIPDKTVLIPSSEALAGINLKHDPKKESNAAYAKRLGNEICEASKNVDLSTKELVTEHAVNVAKLLGESLKGKISYQQYKIIDGKEVVSAVNPVDASGFRAVDGLDCIRFIGAVLNASGITTHGSFANLNTDLYQMPEEMKNMGAEYDKRYVHKNGVEYFRQASNFMNLVSDRITTTKELEDHKANFKPKELSVGLIGITRADKNLPDSKISAVKSDHVYMITDKRFNQELGIFEYQIAESRGKVGVDSRWVRSETKQVLTEKLQNELHKTKLSKKEIGDRIKILLGSSETSDYLRRSEFYELKPQVRVGGENEV; this is translated from the coding sequence GTTAGAAAATGCCAACATAATGATAGAACAAATGTTATTTGATGAAAATGGTGAAGACTCCTTTGTCTCTCAGGAGGGGTATGTGGATGAAAGAAGGCGATCTTTATATTCGGAAGTAACTGTATTGTATTCTGAATGGGAAAGACAACTTACCGAAGATTACTTTGAGAATCGGATTGCATTTTTACAAAAATTAGAAACCGGAAAAGTTGATGTTTTGTATTTTCAAAGAATGGGTCAGGATTCATTATATGAGGAATATACGAATGAGGAGTTAGGCCTCGCAGAGAACAGAAACCGAATTTTGGAGTCCGCAAGGGAATGGGAGTTTGAATGGGGGCAAACAAAGCAAGAGGGTTTGGATTCATTTGCGAAGTCTTTCTCGGATCTTCAAAGTGATTACGATACTTATATCCGTTCCTTAGAAGAAACCGAAAATCAATTTTCGAATAACCTTAATGCAATCAATTCCTATAAAGAAACTGTCAAAACTGCGTTACGTGATGTTGTCTCTCAACTGAAAGTTGGCTTAGATTCCACATGTTCTGTGGCTTCCGGTTGCCAATATAAAAATTCAGATGGGACTTATAATGAAGCAGGTAAGATATTTTCTAAATTCATTGGCGATCTTTCTGAAGAATTAAATCAATCAAATATTGATCCTGACTCTATTCTCACATCTATATCTTCTAAAATTAAGGATTTCTTATCAGATGAATCAAACAAGGCCTTTTCTGAATATAAACTATATAATGGTAGAATATATACATATCAAACCGGATTCCAGATAGATTTAGGCCAATCAACATCCACTTTCGATTTGGCCTCTGCCGAATGGAGATTAAGAAACCAAACCTACCACGAATTATCAAACGATAAACGTTATGAAAACTGGTTAGCCGGTGGATTCGGCGAAGTTGGTGCATTTACAAATATATATGATTCAGAAATGCAGGGCATTTTTCAGTCGATTCATCATGGTGATTACGGAAGACTCATTTCAATTATGAATAATAAACTAGGGGATGGGAGGCGCGTTCAATCTTTAGTATCTGCTAATTTATATACAGATGCCTTCCATTTCGTTAATAACCAACAAATTGCAGGTTTTTATGTTCCTTTTGAAGAGGCTCATCATACACACGGAAATCTTCTGTTAGATGGGCATGGCAAATATGGATATTGGAGAGCAGATAGATATGTTACTATCCTAACTCCAGGAAGTCATTTATTTCAAATGGGTGCCATAGGTTATTCAGTTCTTTATGAAATGTTTGATGAAAACTCCTCGAAAACCTCTTTATATTGGAAAGATAACTCTACACAGTTAGGTGGTCAATACAATCACTTCCAAAATACATTGCTGCCAGCGGTGTCTCACTGGGAATCCAAGGTGAAAGAATACGCAGATACATATGAGGAATGGAAAGACAATAGAGAAAATCTAGTTATTGAAGCTACGGCTGAATTGGAATCCAATCGTAAGGAATTGGAACTTTCAAAAGAAGAGTGGCTAAAACGTTTGGAAGATGAAAAAAGAAGCGGATTAAAATCTTGGACGGAGCTCTATGAAGCAGGGGAAACGAAGGAAGTCAACCCACCTTCTATATCTGCGTGGACACCGAATCAAACGTTGGAAGTATTCGATAAAACAAAAGTATCTGAATTTCAATCTTTAGCCAAATTCGAATCTCCTGCAGACGGAATTAAGATCGGTGGGACAGGGGCTGGATTATTAGAAGAATTTCACAGAACCATCACTGGTGTGAGTCAATATGCATCGGTGATTCAAATGAATGCTGATTTGGAAGAGTTTAAACGTTCAGAACAGAAAAAGTTAATCAATCAAATGACTTACGGAATCAACGCTGATTCGTTAGGTGGACGTAAGTTGACTAAAGAGGAAAGGATATTACTAGGAAATTATGATCCTTCGCAACTTTCTCAAGAAGAACAAAGTAGATTTGGTTCCTGTTACGAGGATCCTAATGCCAGTAATTGTAAACATCTACTAAAAAAAGAATATGAAGCGACTATGGATTCTAATAATGGAGTCTTAACTTTAAGAAAAGAAATCCATAACGGGCTTCTTACTAGTAAAAATACAAATGGGCAATATGGAGCTGGAAAAACAGAAGAAATTCGACACGTTCAGCTCGGCGCCATTAGTAAAGTTCATGTTCCCATTAATAAAGGATTTTTTACTGATTGGACTGAGGAGGATTGGAATACTCTTCAGGAAAAAAAACTGAATATCACAAAATCCTTTCTTTCTAACTCTCTTGAGAAAGATAAAAACTCTATCAACGCAAATCTAACCGCCATTCAGGATAAAGATCATAGGAATCAGGAATTATTTTTAGCGAGAAAGGAAGCGCAGGAAAATGCTGATTCTCTGATCCAAGAATTGGCCATTGCCTACGTAACTGGCGGTGCAGCTGGAATGAGAGCATCTTTAAAAGGAAAAATAGAATCAGCGATTAATAGTGAATTGGCGAAGGCATGGATTACTGCGACAGGTGGTAACGAATCAGATATCCAAATGGCATCTATGGCATTTGATTTTATGCGGGGAAAAATTAGTGCAAAAAAAATTCAATCACGTGATCAATTTATCTCAATAAAAAATCCAATACAAGCTTTGGAATCAATAGTGGCTAAAACTTTTTCGACAACCATGTATGTATTGGATAAAGTATCATTAGGCACTTCAACCTTGGCGTATAATTTATTCCAGGCACCTGGAATGGCAGTTATGAAAACTTTGGTCGGGGAAAGGCAATACAAAAAAATAAACGAACGAATTGCAGGTACAGAGAATCTTTTGCAAGAAATACAAGCGAATGAACAAAGTTTGGTTCAAAATGGTATTTCGATTGCGATTTCTCAAGGTACAGGAATACCTTCTGAGGCCATATCGAAAATGTTAGGCGATAAATATGGACAGATTAAAGCAAAAAAAGCAAACAAGGCGATGGCTCAGAATCCAATTTATGATATCGGGTCGCAGGTAATCGGTGCCTTCGGTGGGATTTTAAAAACTGCTGTTGTTGCTTCTGGAATCACAGAAAATGAAATCCAGTCCGTCATGCAAGATACCAATAGCTTTGTCAATGCAGGTGGTCCATACCAAAGTTCCTCAACTAATACTAGTTTGGGATATGCCTTACAATCGATCGGATTACAAGCAAGTTGGACGAAACATCAAAGTGCATATATTAATCTTCGGGATTCCAAAGCTGTTGTGGAGGAATTAGGAAAAAGAGCATTTGCCAAAGAGATCGCAATGTCCATGGGTATCGATGAAAATGCGATCGGTCAAATTATAGATTCGAGTTATTCCTCTTACCAAAGACAGAAATCTGATAAAAAAGCCAGATCCAATGCTGTGAGACAGACTGCGGTAAATGCAGCATCCATTGCAATCACTCTGGGAGCCAGTGGGGCATTGACTGGAGTCAGTTCTACACTTTCAAATATAGGAAAAGCTGTTAGTAGTTTAACAAATGGTCTATTACCTGCGACAACTCAAGTGGGTCAAGTTGTTGCTTCCACCTTTGTTCAAACCATTGCCGGAAGCCATGAGGGACCAAAAGGAGCAGTTGCTGGTTTCGCCAACGGTGTGCTCGGTGGCATGGCACAGGGAATGGGAAAAATCCAGTCTGGTTTTTTTAAAGGGATGGTCCCAGGAATTGGGGTTACTTATTCGGAAAAGGATGGTTGGGGAGGTTCTTTAGGGCTCGGAAATACGATTAACAATATGAGTGTTAGTTTTTCAGAAGAGGGGGATACTTCGATTCGAACTTCTAAATCTCTCGGTGATGGATTACAATTGGCAACAGATATCACTACCAATGGCGCTGCGAATTTTGGTTTGAATTATAATCCAACAGGGAAGGGCCCACGGACTGATTGGAATTTTTCGATGATGTATGATATAAATGGCGGAGGTTTTAGTGGAAGTATCGGTTACACTGACCCCAATTCAAAACTTGGTTTGAATTCTTCTGTAGATAAAAATGGAATTTCCACCTCATCTGAGTTACAAGGTGTGACTTTAGGAAATAATTCAGAGGATGGTTTCGAAGTCCAAATTATGAATTTTGCAGAACAGAATATCAATGCAGCCCAAGATAAAAGTGATCTTGGTAACACTGAATCATTAGTTGCTTCGGAAAATGGATTTGATGATTTTTCTGACTATGCAGAGGCAGCGGGAACCATGGGTGTTTTTCTATTAGGAGGCCTTGGTTTGGGACTTGGCGTAAGAAATCGCTTAGGTGGAGGACTTGCGGGGATTACCTCTATTGGATCTGATTCAAAGTCTATATCTTTCGGTGCTTCAACAGATAAGTCAATTTTTGGTAAGATCACCAGTCCATTGAAAGTGGGATTCCAAAGGTTTGGTGCAATGATCACTGGCATTGTGGACCGCTTTAGTTTTAATAAAGACTCAAATAACGATTATCAGGCGTCAAAGGGAACAGACCAACATATCTCCAGTGAAGAAATCAAAAAAATCCAATCTAGTGTGATCGATGATTATCCAAAAGATTCTAGAATTGATACGGAAAAGAAACTCTATGAACTAAGAAAGGCCGGAGTGGATACCACAGAAATTGAAGCAAAAATAAAAAAACTTAGGGGTGGAAAGGATATCCCTATGTCCAAAGCGGTTGGAATTGAACTCAAGGAGTATATTCGGTTGCGTGAAGGGAATTCGCAGTATCCATTCATTCCAGATAAAACGGTATTGATTCCTTCTAGCGAGGCTCTGGCAGGGATCAACCTAAAACATGATCCCAAAAAGGAATCGAATGCAGCTTACGCGAAACGATTGGGTAACGAAATTTGTGAAGCTTCTAAAAATGTAGATCTTTCGACAAAGGAGTTAGTCACCGAACATGCCGTAAACGTAGCTAAACTTTTAGGGGAATCTCTGAAAGGAAAAATTTCTTACCAACAATATAAAATAATCGATGGTAAAGAAGTGGTATCTGCTGTAAATCCGGTAGATGCGAGTGGGTTTCGCGCTGTGGACGGATTGGATTGTATCCGGTTCATTGGAGCCGTTTTGAATGCTTCGGGCATCACCACCCATGGAAGTTTTGCAAATCTAAATACAGACCTTTACCAAATGCCAGAGGAAATGAAAAATATGGGTGCAGAATATGACAAGCGATATGTCCATAAAAATGGTGTGGAGTACTTCCGTCAGGCTTCCAACTTTATGAACTTAGTTTCCGATCGGATCACTACGACTAAGGAATTAGAAGACCACAAAGCCAATTTCAAACCTAAGGAACTCAGCGTGGGACTTATTGGAATCACTAGAGCGGATAAGAATTTACCTGACAGCAAAATTTCTGCAGTAAAGTCGGATCATGTCTATATGATTACTGACAAAAGGTTCAATCAAGAGCTTGGAATTTTTGAGTATCAAATTGCGGAATCGCGAGGGAAAGTCGGAGTTGATAGTCGGTGGGTACGGTCAGAAACGAAACAAGTATTAACGGAAAAGTTACAAAATGAATTGCATAAGACTAAGCTTTCTAAAAAGGAAATTGGTGATCGTATTAAAATATTACTAGGTTCGTCCGAGACTTCCGATTACCTGAGACGTTCGGAATTCTATGAATTAAAACCGCAAGTTAGAGTCGGAGGAGAAAATGAAGTTTAA